TGTCATGCTGAGCAGCCCAGGCGAGACCCGCCGCTTCCGGCTTGTTCGATGCGACAAGCACAACCTCATAACCGCTGGCCTGCTCAAGCAAGGCCCGCATGTTGCTGCCTCTTCCGGAAATCAGGATCGCGACGCGCCTTGGATCACGCATTGTGAGTTGCGGACCAGTCCTCTGCTGCGCTCCAGATCCCGGCATTGCCTTTGACGGTGCAGCCACGCTGGCCTTCGTCGATACGACCAATTTCAAAGACGTCGTTCTCTACGACCCCTTCCAATTGTCTCGCGACATCATCCACGGCCCCTCGGGAGACGATGACGGTCATGCCGATCCCACAGTTAAAAGTTCGCGCCATTTCCGCCGGGGCGATGCTCCCACCTTGCTGCAACAGACCGAAAATCGCCGGCAGATCCCATCCATCCACGTCTATGATCGCGTGGCAATTTACAGGCAGAACCCTTGGAATATTTTCAAGAAGTCCGCCGCCGGTGATGTGAGCAAGACCCTTGATTTTTCCCGCTTGGATCAATGGCAGCAGTTGTCGAGCATAGATTTTAGTCGGCTCGAGCAAGGCCGCTCCGAGCGATTTGCCCAGACTTGGGAAAGGTTGCTCAAGATCCCACTGTTGGTGCTCAATTATCTTCCGCACCAAAGAGAACCCGTTGCTGTGGACCCCAGAACTGGCCAGCCCGAGGATGATATCGCCGGGCGCGATGTCTTTGCCCGTGAGGACGCGATCGCGTTCCACCGCACCGACACAAAAGCCGGCAAGGTCGTAGTCCCCGGCAGCGTACATGCCCGGCATCTCGGCCGTTTCGCCGCCGATGAGCGCGCAGCCGGCTTGGCGGCATCCTTCGGCGATGGAGGTGACAACTGCCGACGCGACTTCGTTGTCTAGTTTTCCGGTGGCGTAATAGTCGAGGAAGAAGAGGGGCTCTGCTCCCTGTACGATGAGATCGTTGGCGCACATCGCCACAAGGTCGATGCCGACGCCTTCGTGCCGTCCGGTCTCGATCGCCAGCTTGAGCTTGGTGCCGACACCGTCGTTGGCCGCTACAAGCAGGGGATCGCTGTAGCCTGCCGCCTTGAGATCGAAAAAGCCGCCGAAACCGCCAAGCTCCGCATCGGCGCCGGGCCGCGCGGTGGAGCGGGCAAGGGGGCCGATCGCTTTCACAAGGGCGTTTCCGGTCTCGATCGAGACCCCGGCATCGGCATAAGTCAGCGGCTTCAGGCTCATCGTGGATGGGCCCTAGAGACAAGCCGCTTGGATTTCCACGCCGTTATCGCCAAAAGACGCCGCGAATGCTTCGCCGTCGCCTCGCCGCCCCCATCCTGGTCCTGCTCGTCGTCATCGGCGCTTCTGCGGTCGTCTATGCGCAGCTGGAGAGTGCCGACCGCGGCATCGCACCGATCGACAGCTCTGGGACGCTCGAGATCACCGGCATCCATGTCGATGTCGGCGGCACCGACGCGCAATCGGCGCGCTATGCCGGCTGGCGCATGGCCCAGCGTCAGGGCTTCCGTGCCTTGTGGGCGAAAATGCATAACCTTCCGATCGCGCAAGCGCCAAATATG
This portion of the Sphingomonas limnosediminicola genome encodes:
- the purM gene encoding phosphoribosylformylglycinamidine cyclo-ligase, with translation MSLKPLTYADAGVSIETGNALVKAIGPLARSTARPGADAELGGFGGFFDLKAAGYSDPLLVAANDGVGTKLKLAIETGRHEGVGIDLVAMCANDLIVQGAEPLFFLDYYATGKLDNEVASAVVTSIAEGCRQAGCALIGGETAEMPGMYAAGDYDLAGFCVGAVERDRVLTGKDIAPGDIILGLASSGVHSNGFSLVRKIIEHQQWDLEQPFPSLGKSLGAALLEPTKIYARQLLPLIQAGKIKGLAHITGGGLLENIPRVLPVNCHAIIDVDGWDLPAIFGLLQQGGSIAPAEMARTFNCGIGMTVIVSRGAVDDVARQLEGVVENDVFEIGRIDEGQRGCTVKGNAGIWSAAEDWSATHNA